The Setaria italica strain Yugu1 chromosome VIII, Setaria_italica_v2.0, whole genome shotgun sequence genome includes the window GTCCTAATGACTATGTTATTACTCAGTTAATCACTAAAATCATAAACTATAACATAACGGGACCACATTTCTTtcacaacagcctcttctcttatATGTgaaccataaaatccaacatacTCTAAATCAAGCTCGTCTTAATCTTTTTTTCAGCACCATGTATTCTATATTTCGAATGTAACTTGACATACTAGAACAAACACTGCCAACTAGCAGGCACACAAGTGGTCTGACTGCTCAATTATTATCCGCAGGGTTCATGGCAGGAGTAACAGTTGAACTGTATTTGCAGGTATCCTCATGAGGAGGCAGGGCAGATACCGATAGCGCTTGTTGTGAGGAAACCTGGAAGCAAGGTCACCGAGGCTCAAGTCGTGGACCATGTCGCGAAGCGGGTAGCTTCGTATAAGAAGATCCGCAAGGTGCTGTTTGTCGACTCCATACCCAAATCGCCAGCTGGGAAGATACTGAGAAGGCAGTTGACGAAATATGTGCAGTTCGGTGCTGTCTCTAGGTTGTGAAACTTTTTActtgtgtgtgtgtatgtgtgcaTAAAAGAGAGAGATGCGGCACACTTTGTGTAAAGATAAAATAGTGCGATTAAAATACGTCGCATGGCGAAAAATTCTATCTACAGACAAGGTAGGACAGGATCAAGGGCATGTCCAGCGGTACATGCCAGATGTGATACATAAATTTTACGGTAATGCTTCGCAGCGGGACAATCGACTGGGACTGCCGATCTAGAGCACTATCATGTCACCACCGTCTCGATCGAGCTCGATAGCCTTCATTTCCACCACCGCAAGCCGTGATGAGTACATCAGTTTTGTTTGCTCCTCTTCTGATTGTTAGTGCAACTACCGTAACCATCCCAACTGGTACTTTTTTGAGTTGTAGCTCGTGAGGTGTTGCAATACTttgttttttatgttgcaataaGTGTGAATTGGGAAATTGTTGAACATGGTCTTGTTACTCAGGTCATGGTTGGTGTTGAGCCTTTGTCAAATGAAAGGTAAGACGAAGTCACAACACGAAAGCAGAGGTACTTCAAACAAGTGTAACTTTGGCTGTCTTATCGATGAATAATGTCCGTTTCAGAGGGGACAGTACACATCCCTTTATAGCGCTATAAAGTTACACTTCCGTATACCTGTTATACCCATACCCAACTACTACATTTCAGGCATATTCCGTACAAGACAGTAACTTAACCCTTACTCAAGATGTCGTTTTCAAGTGAGTTACATTTCTAGCCCTTCCCAAAATCTTTATTACCAAAGTGCTCCACAGTTGACGTGACTCCAGGACTACCCTGACTTCTCCTTTCTCCACTCGTCAGCTTCGCTCGCACCAAGTACGCCTCCATGCGTGCTCCACCTTTGTTGGCTGAGACCCGCTAACCTCGAGCTCTGGTCATATCATCTCCTCGAAGTCGAGTCGCTGGGAGTTCCGTGGAGGTCTCAACTTCGGGAATCCTCGCCTACAAAACCATAGAACGAATATCTTCAGACCAGTTAGCTCCGGTTAATTATTAACTTCAGGGAAGAGTGTAACCACGAAGTCAAGTTGGTGTCGGGGAGAGCTCCGCGCCGGCTTCGTTTAGGGTGcgttgtggggcggtccccaacagtagccccttgTGGGCGAGGTCAGAAGCGCCATCGACCGAACCCACGCAAAGTCGAAAAATGCCCTCAAAACGTCACCCTAAACGGCGGCGCGGACCGAGGCGTTTACCGTTGGGCGGGGGTACTAACGTCCTTTGCCATGCGACGGTTGGTGATTCGAGGCACCATAAAGGCATCTTTTGGCGTTTTTTACCGTGCCTATATAAGGTTTACTGGGGGGCCGGGTTATATTTTATGCTGTCATTTTTGAGCTATAGGTTTTCGTTGCTTGCGCCTTCGCTACGTGCCTTCGTTGCGTCTTCTTGGCAGGAAGCGTTTGGGTTACGGCATCTTTGCTTTTCGTGGTGAGGGTAGCTTCAGCTTGTTTGATCattgttgttttccttgattTCTTTTAACATTTTGGCTTCGTTCTCAATGTTATGATGTTCTGTTCTTTGTGCGACAGGTGGCCCGCATCAGGTAGACCGCGCAGATCATATCTTCAGAAGAGTTGGCCATTCAGGCTGCCTCTGGTGATGGAGGTAGTCATGCTTCACAGTCGGTGTCGGCAAGTAGTGGAGAGGTTGATGGGAAAAGGTCAAAGAAGCGGATTTATACAAAGGATGGTTTGGTCTCTGTGAGGGATGGTTCTTCCAGCAGTAGCTCGTCTGAGTGGTCTTCTGATGAAGACGAAGGCAAAGATGGGCAAGGCCGTGCTGTGAGGGACGTAGCAGGGGTGGCTGGGATAGGTGAGACGAAGGTTCATACTGTATCTTCGGGTGAGGaggcagaagaggaggaggaaggggggaaAGAGGGTGGCGAAGCTGAAGAGGAGGCTGAcgaagccgaggaggaggatgccgaggtTGGGGCGAGGGCAGGGGTAACCGACCCCGCTGGGGGAAAAGTTCAGTGTATTCCCACTCTTTACTTCAGGCGCTCTCAAGTGACTTCGCAAGACATCGCGTCTTTTGAGGAAAATAATTTCTTTCCTAAGGGGGTGGGCAGAGCACCTGGGAACGAGGCAGTACCTGCGCCCGAGGTTGGTGAAGCTGTTGTCTTCAGAGACTTGTTTACTGTGGGGCTTTGATTTCCCTCTGACAGGCAGTTGCCAGTGATTTTGGATCGGTACCGTGTTAGGTTGCACCAGCTGACCCCCAACGCCATCGTGAATTTGTCTAAGTTTTACTGGGTGCAACGCACGTTCGGTGGTAGTATTGATGTGGCGGGCTTTGCGAGGCTGCACGAACTTCATATCCAGAAGAAGAGGGTTTACTCCGAGGATGGAAAAGGGGTTTGCGAGAATCATTTCGGGTGCTGCACCTTCGTGCCACGCAGGAAGAATGATAAGAGGAACCTGCCAAGGATAGAGCTTACCTTCGCGCAGAGAAACAAGTGGGATGATGCCTGGCTGATGCATTGGTTTTATGTTAGAATTGAGATGGAAGAGATTGGGACTGGATTCCCATTTTATGCACCATTTGGGCCGATGGATGTGCTCACGACTCCATCTTTTATTCATTCGGCGGCTGTGACAAGGTGCGAGGCTGCTTACAGGGCTGCTGGGCCCTTAATATCTGGACGTGACCTCGTAGAGGAATATGTTGCGGCTAGAGTGTGGCCTCTGTTCCTCATAGAGGAACGTGTCTTGGAACAAGAAACCGGTGCACTACCCCTGCTTTGAAACTGATGTTGAGAGGGATGCAGATTTAGACTCGTTTGTTCGGACAGTGGACGACATAACTCATGAGATTTTGGGTCCCGTGACCCAGCTAGAAAAATGTTCTTTGGAAGCCGTCATGGGACACGGCCGTCATGTCAATTGGATTTTTGATTTGTATGACATTGTGGTTACGGGCAAAAGGCACCGTCGCGGTGCTAGTCTTGAGCAGAGGAAAAAGGCAAAATTTGACTTCGTACCCGTGGCGAAGCTCACTGTTGAATCGCAAATGTCCGCTAAGGCAAAGCAAAAGAGCCTGAATTTGGAGGCGCAAAAACGGAAGTAAATGACCGCAGGGGCTTCGTCTGCTGCGTTGCCATCAGGGTCGACAGCTTCGTCTGGCGACTTGAGCAATCCGGCATACGTTGTTCCTATCTCTATGTGTCCTCCTAATGAGGTTCCGGCTCTTGCACCTTCATCCACTGGTCCCGCCGCACAGATCAAAAGGGGCGCTAAGAAACCTCGATTTGCTCGTGTTACCATCTCGGGTGCCAAGGTTGACACATCTTCAACGGCTGGTACCAAGATCACGACGCCTTCCACAAGCTCGAAGGTTAAGAGTGCACAGCCTCTCTTGACTGATGTTGGGAAACTTGAGAGGGGGGTTGCCGCCGAAAAGACGAAGCTTGTGGATGCGTTCTCATCTGATCCAAAGGGTGTGTGTGCCGAAGCTGTGAGATctggtaagcatgtagaggtgTTTCTACCGAAGCTACGGTTCTTTGATTGTGGTGAGGCCTCAGCGGGATTTTTGAAGGACTTGGAAGAAACTATGGGGGGCGTTGGTGAGGTTAGTTGTGAGGATCATGTGAGGCTGAAAGTTAAATGTTATGATGTAGGTGAGAGGTTGCCGGCGGGGCTTCAGGGACTGAACGAGTGTCTGGGCTTGAGCGGGCGCACGGAGATTCTAGCTACATGCATGGAACGTAGGGTTTATAATCCTTACAACCTGTCTTTGGTCTAGGGGGCTGAAGGTGAAGGTTGCGAGCGCTATGGAGATGTTGGCGGTTCAAAAAGGGTGGAGAAGGCGGGTGCAGCGACTTTGGGAGAGGGCAAAGGCAAAGGAGGGGTTGTGGATTTGTGTGGCGGGAAGATTGTGGTGGCGTCTAAGGGTGAAGCTAGAGAGAAGGTTGTTTCGGTTGCCGTTGAGGCGCGAAAGTATGAGGGTAAGAGCAGCTTGTAGATGGCTTTGCTGTCCTTGGTTTTTACCAATTTTTGTTTTACGCTTACGACTATATCCTTTGGTGCGTAGATTTTCAGCGAGCTGTGAAGTCAATGAGCTTGAAAGAGATCTTTAACTTGGAGGCCAACCTCGTAAAGAAGGTACAATTATGAGATAGTTTGGTGGTTTGTCTTGCGAGTGTTGTCTTTTACTTTGTTATTTTTGGTAACTTGAGTTTTTAAAATCTGTAGGTctcttaggccctgtttggcatggctccaactttgGGTGGAGCTTTCctactccagaactccaggaaGAGttagctccactccagaactccagaaataaaatggggtgtttggctagatgggtactgtcagctccaaaaaaatcgatttcagtgttgattaccattgttgcccccaatttaggccccacttgtcatcttCTCCTcgtcctttcttcctcctttctttttccctctGTCTCTCTGCCGTTGCCCACTGGTCACCGTTGCCACGGTCGCACCTAGCTCCtccctcgatctcctcctcaCTTTCGGCCACCGATCGATGGAGAACGAGCTGCCGGCGTCGGGTGCCCACGGTGTCAGCCTCAACGACCTCTCTCCCCGCGGCCGCTGCCTTGGACCTGCCGTTGTCGCCGTCCCCGCCGTCGACGACGGCTGCCACCCGGGGGAGTCCTTCGCCTGCAACTACTGCCACCACAGGTTCTACAGCTCACAGGCGCTGGGCGGCCACCAGAACGCGCACAAGCTCGAGCGCACCCTCACCAAGTGCAGCTGGGACATCCTCGTCGCTGCCACGTCACCGTCCTCATCCCTGCCACCGACGCCAGCGCCACCGGCCATCGTCTTCCACGCCGCACCACCGGAACGCAACAACAACAGGGACGACAACTTCCTGCAGTAGGTGGCACCACCGACACCGAGCGTCGTGATGGACATGGTAGGATGGGGCACTAACATGGCCATCGCGGCTGACGGCGGCTGtggccgcctcggcctcggcctcggccatGGTCGGAATGGGGACGGCGTCAACCCCCGCCCCTACGGCGGGGCTCGTCGGCCTATGGGCTGCGCCATCGAGGATGGGCATGGGAACTCGCAcccggaggaagaggaggggaaggcACTGTTAGCAGCCCCGCCCCTTCCATGGCCTCGCTGCTGCGACAACCAGCGTGGCCGGGGCCtctggtgccggcggcggggggtgcggccggcggcgggatggtgcggctggcggcgggggtgcGGCTGGCAGCGGGGGGTGCGGCCGGTGGTGAGGCTAGGGCCGGCCGCGGGGGgtgcggctggcggcggggggTGCGGCCGGTGGTGAGGCTAGggcgggcggtggtgggggtggccggcggcggggggtgCGGCCGGTAGTGGGGctagggcggccggcggcgggggcggtggcCAAAACCCGAATGGTGCCATGCTGTCGTGAGAACAAAGCCGACAGAGGGAGGCACGGGACGGGGAAAGGGACGGGGAACATGTCTAGGAATAGAACGAAACATTTtttccataaccagtggcataggtgggtaattatccaccaactccGCAAGGAGGTTTAAAAGagtggtttctggagcagcaaaagaggtactccaaaactccacctccatttgcactacagctccatggagttggcaactccatggagttttggagttggggtgtttggctgaattttttgatggagttgctggagtttaggagtggagctgtgccaaacagggccttactcTTCGATGATTATGAGGGATCGGCTTGCTAAGAGCGAGAAAGCAGCCTTGGAGGTTTCGAAGAAGGTAGCTTCGCTGGAGGCGACTATCGCTGCCATGT containing:
- the LOC101786156 gene encoding zinc finger protein 3-like, yielding MENELPASGAHGVSLNDLSPRGRCLGPAVVAVPAVDDGCHPGESFACNYCHHRFYSSQALGGHQNAHKLERTLTKCSWDILVAATSPSSSLPPTPAPPAIVFHAAPPERNNNRDDNFLQ